The nucleotide sequence ttacatcgaatagatctccacgagagagggggagaactttgtattgagatccaaaaagagagaagaatccatctagctaataaatatggacctgaaggtctgacgtaaactactcacacttcatcggagaggctatgatgatgtagaagccctccgtgatgacggccctctccggcggagctccggaacaggccccaagatgggatctcgtggatacagaaagttgcggcggtggaattaggtttttggctcactCTCTGttcgttttggggtacgtaggtatatataggaggaagaagtacgccggtggagcttcggtgggcccacgagggtgggggcgcgcctggggatatagggcgcgcccccctacctcgtgcccatcTTGAAGCttccttggcatagggtccaagtctcctgggtcatattcgggaaggaaatcacgttccagaaaggtttattccgtttggactccgtttgatatttcgtttcttcgaaacactgaaataggcaaaataacaacaattctgggctgggcctccggttaataggttagtcccaaaaataatataaaagtggaaaataaagcccaatatagtccaaaatagtagataatatagcacggagcaatcaaaaattatagatacgttggagacgtatcaagggcccTCCTTagtgaccctctccttgaacacttGAGCTACcttccccttgagcttccaccactttgttctagcgactttggcacgcttatcccgctggacacgaaatcgaaagcggaagtcagcaaccaccagcttatgttgggtacaacactctctccaggtatcaccttacagtctaggcacgcacgcctatcttctcttctcgagaggatgaaatcaatctggctagagtgttggccactactagaagtcaccagatgtgattctctctttctaaagagggtgttagctacaattatgttgtaggctagagcaaagcttaagacatcttctccttcttgattcctgatgccatagccaatgCCCCCGTGTGCCCCTTCAAAACCTGTATTAGATGTACCCACATgtccattgaggtctcctcctatgaagagcttctcaccaatcggtacactcctaaccatgtcttccaggccttcccagaactccctcttggtgttctcattgtggcctacgtGCGGGGCATACgcactgataacattgagaaccaagtcctcaactaccagcttgaccaagataatccggtccccacgtctcttgacgtctaccactccatacttgaggctcttgttaaTCAAGATGCCTACGACATTtttgtttgcagccgtccccgtgtaccacggcttgaagccggtatcctccacctccttcgccttctgtcctctccatttggtttcttggacgcaaaggatatcaacacctctcctcaccgctgcatcaactagctcccgaagcttccctgttagagaccctacgttccagctacctaagctaatcctcctaggctcggctagcttccttacccttcgcactcatcaagtcaaatgcgaagacccttgcccattttccactacatccgggcgccgatgtagtgcgccactaaggatgcgacgacccgatcctctctcacttgccaccgtatctggatcaagatacggcgcgccaccttGGGGGTGACGGCCcagcccttgcccattttccatcACACCTGGGTTCCGATGTAGCGCGTcactgagagggttacgccccaacaaaaatcttttgggtttcatctccataagagtggctgattTTTTACGTTGGTTCGCCaggcctatcacaaccctcctcctttacccgggcttgggaccggctatgttgagacaacataggcggagttattttagaaaatattcaaaaTTTTGTAAAAGTGTTCaccaatttgaaaaaatgttcatgatttcaaatatgtgcacgagtttaataaatgttcattctttcaataaatgttcatgattttatgAAATTAACGgtgatagtgtatctcggtgatgcagcaaaatatggtcatggccattgaagattatgatttttctttctcccgttgcaacacacgggcccttttgctagtggTATATAAAGGCACTAGTGAGGTAGATCCAAACAATCTCAATTGTCAAACCAGATCGATCTAATCACCCCAATGTTGAGCACCAATCACATTTAGGATGCAACTAATATCATAACTACGATACTAACAACGTCTTAGGTAGCCACTTATTTAACATGTAATTAATATTATACGCAATATCAATGTACAattaatatcctacctaatatcgACATGCATTGCATATGCACGACTATTAGTTAAAATCAAATGGTGAATTTTTGTGTATAAAACTATGAGTATTTCTTGATTAGACATAGGCTCACTACAACATTTTTAATGTAAGATTTGAAAATACAAAGCAACTTACAGACATTATAATATATGATCTGCATATTTATAATGCCATTAATCATGCTAGTTTACTAGGAATGAACACGTAAACAGGTAATGCTAGTGATTGTAAGACAAACAACTTGTAGGAATCTCATATATTCTAGGATTTTATATTTAGTCATACTTCCTAGAAGTATCTATCAACATGTTTGTTAAACATGCTACTCTATAGCTCTTGACAATATATTTAAATATACTCAACTATATGCAAAGACATAAGTGGTACCAATTGATCTAGAGACTAATGATATTTTGGGTTTCTCTCTTTGATTTTAGGGGACGCATTCGAATAAGAGACATTTTTAGCAATCAATGTCTCAAACAAACTCCATCACAAAATTGTTGTTAACTTAATGAATGTGTATTTATAATCAATGTATAGAATTGTACATCTAATATAATACATTCTAATATTTGGGAGCATTATATGTTGTCATTTTGCTAATATAAGGAAAAGTTAAATACCAATCAATGGCTTAAATAAAGTAAAAGAGTTTAGTATAAtgtatttttatatattttcttaTCCACTGCATGGTCTTCTGGACGTACCGCAACACTGAACATCGAGATTCATCCTGGCCTCCACATTATGATTGTTGTTTGCGTATTTCCTTCATGCGACATAGAAAAAGTAATAGTTCGGTCATTGTGATCAAAGTGTTGATGTCGCGTCGTGAGTTTGCTTGTGTATGCAGCATAAAAGTGGTGTTGTATATAATGTGGCGGAGCTCATCGAATGTTGTCCGACCTGAGTCAGGATATCAACCAGCTTCGATTTCGGCTTGAGGTTTTAGCCTCATAGCAGGTCTTATCATCACGATGCATCTTTCAGAGATTCGACGGGATCCCGAGGTGCGTGGGCATAGATGAAGAAGAAGGCACTGGAGAGCAAAACAAGATCTATGTAATTAGTTTTGGTGTCATTCAGGGTTGATTAAAATCAATTTTCTGATATAAAATCTCATAGCTTATGACGAATTTACATAATTACACTTATATTAAAGAAATATTGAGATGAAATGGTGTTTTGTGTGTGTGTAAAAATTATGGATACTTCTTGATTTCACATATGCTCATTGGTTCAAAGCATTTTAATCCACAATATGCAGATTCAAAGTTTATTTTGACACATCATAATGTATGATCTGCAGAATTATGACGTTGTGTAGATCGATCTAGCAAAGCACACTAATCATACTAGTTAGGTCTTAGGGGGCAAATCCCTCGGGGGGAAAATATCTTTCTAGGTAGTGAATTGTTTTCTGGCTCAGATGAGAAAAATGAGAAGGGGTGAGGAAGGAGGAGGAATGAGAAAGAGGAAGGGGCTAGGAGCTTCGTGCGGACGATCAATAACTGTGTGAGATGAGAAAGAGGAAGGAGCGAATGAGAAATAATCGAATTGGACACCGGGGTTGGACTAACAACTTGTGAATTGAAGGATCAGATAAGTGTGAAGAACCAGATAGTTATCAATGCATTTCAATGAGGTATAAGATAGTTGACAATGAAAAGATCAGATGGTTAGCTAGTTCGTAATCTGATCATCAATGAGTCGAAGTTTCACTCCCGTCACCCCCACACCCACTATATGCATTTATCAATGAGTAAAATGCATCATAAGTCATATAACTATTTGACTTGTGTCACTTTGGTCATATCACATATACTACTAATGCCATGTGTATACACTCGTGAGGTCTGAAACTATTGTTTGCATGAGCTTTGCCTGAATGTGCAATGTTTCGCGACACATGACACGATCATCACTTGGTGACTGCACGAGCATTGGCGAAGATTAGGCAAGGTCGAATGGGCCATGATACGCCCAGCTTTGAAGCTTCTTCTCACATTATAGCCAGCCCATGGGTCATAGAGTGCCAGCTTTTAGCAATTCTCTGGTGCATCCAGCCCGCCCAACTTTCTGGTGCACGCCCCGCGACTGTGCACGAGAGGACTCACTTTAGCAAGACCGAGAAGCTTGGCTTTGATTCTTTTGCCATCACTACGGCTTGGTCTCTATGGAAGCATAGAAACGTGCACGTCTTCCAAGGGGGCACCAAATCATAACATCGGTGCTAAAAAACCAGATCCTGAAAGGAATTACGGAATGGAAAGATGTCGGTGTTGGAGTTGGAGGCCTACAACGTACTTGTGAGAGAGCAGGCTAGGGTTTAGGTGGAGTGTTGTGGGTTTTTGCCTGATGTTCACTTCCAATGTAAGCCTCTTGTCATAAATTTTGcctttttctataaaaaaaatGGTAGGTACTTTTAGAAAAAAAAATGTGCAATCCATCCAACCATGTCGGCCGTCGTCAACAAAATTTTGTGGCCAACATTCACTCTAGTTGGCATAGATCCGTTCATCCATATCCATCCATCCAAGCAAAGCCGCTAATTTTTGCATGTTATTTTCCGGCGCATCTCCATCGAGCGgagtcggcgacggcgaccgcggcggagTCGCCTCGTCAAAACAAAAAAGCTCCGCCGGCCATCGTCGCCAATCATCCTGCCGCCTAGCTAAACAAGCAAAAGAAATGGCGGACGCCGGATTCGCGAGAGCGAAGAAGCCAGCTACATTAACAACATTCAGAAACTACACCATTTTCGATCTTTACAACCCATCACTCGGGGTGCGACCGCAGCGGCGCCGCCGGCAGCCGCCGCACGGCCATGGGCTCgggacgctgctgctgctgccgccccgcgccgctcccgccgccgccgcgcatcctGACGAACCCCCCGGACGCCCTACCCTGCCCGGCGCCCCCGCCCGCGGCCGTCTCCTTAGCGTCCTGCAGCTGCTCGAGCGCGGTCACCACCTCCGCCATGCCGGGGCGGGCCCGGGCGTCGCCTGAGAGGCACCGCATGGCGAGGGCCGCCGTCTTCTGCGCGCCGGCCAGCGAGTACTGGCCGCCCAGCCGCGCGTCCAGGATGTGGAACACCCGGCGCTTGCTGGTGAGGTACGGCCGCGCCCACTCCACCAGGTTGTGCTCCCCCGACGGCCGGTTCTTGTCCAGCGCCCGCCGCCCCGACAGCATCTCCAGCAGCACCAccccgaagctgtacacgtcgctcTTCGCCGTCAGATGCCCTGCACCGCCATCACCATCACCATTAATTTCTCTGAATGATTCATCCATTAACAATTCATTCCTACTACTACATTGTTAATTTTCATTATCCATTCACTCAAGCAAAGCATCAACCATTTAATCCTGCTAGATACTCCATCCAAGATAATAATGCTACTGGATATTCGATCCAAGATAATCCTACTCAGCAAAGGATTACTTTAATCCCACTGGACACTCCATCCAAGATCCACTGTGAGTATCAAAGTCACAACCCTTTCTCTGGTCATGTGCAGATGCTGCAGAGGGAACGGACAATGATCCGTCTTAACCGGATTAGATATAAGTTTTTTAGGGTGGATTAGGCATTGGTTAGTACAACTTGGACTAGTGTACTGTGTTGGTATCAGTATCATATAGTGATTAACACAGCTCATGCCTACCTAGGAACCACTGAACTATAAGAGCAAGTACAGAGGCACTGCTGGCCATTGACCTGCTGGTACACAAAGTACATAGCAAAATAGCAAATGGATGCTGATCCAGCTGCAAGATTGTTATATATGCTGCATAGATCACCTGCCATCCAATCAGATCATTTCAAAAAGTACGGATTATTTATGTAGATGGTGGTGGTGACAGCTGATTAATCAATCTGGTTTTGGTTTTAGAACACATGTGGTGAATGGGTCCTGTTGCAATAGTTAGGTCTGAAACCATGACCAAATTGGGCCAGTTGTGCTGCTACCTAACTGGAAAATTGGACCAAGAATTCTAAGGCTGGTGTGTTCTTCACTGCTTCTCCTGGTGCCCCAGGACACACACAAGCTGACAAACGGATTAGGAGACTTTTTATCCGGAGACTCGTATGATCCAACCGTACCTAGCGCATAACAACAACGGCATTATTCAACCCTTTCTGCTCTTGATAAGAACTGTCAAGAAAAGTATCCTGCTAAAAGTTCAGAGCATTTCTAGTATCTGTCTCATGCTAAATATGTATTCTAAAAGTTGAAGGTTCTTAACAACCCCAAATTAGAAGCGTTTCAGCAACACCAAAGGGTATAAAGTACTTATAATAATGTGCTGCATCAGATTAAGATATGTGTTCATGAAATTGATTTAGTTTACCTGTTGCAAGATACTCGGGCGCGGCATATCCATGAGTGCCCATGACCCTTGTGGAGACATGGCTCTTGTCGCCGGTCGGCCCGTCCTTCGCCAGCCCGAAATCTGACAACTTAGCATTGTAGCTCTGCAAATTCCATCCATGGTTCGATATATTTAGCATTTGAGAAGTCTGTGAAGAATTTATTTGGTCTTTCAAATCAGAAGGAAAGTAAGAGGAACATACCGAGTCAAGGAGAACGTTTGACGTCTTGAAGTCGCGGTAGATGACCTTGGCCTTGTCGCTGTGGAGGAAGGCGAGCCCCCTGGCCGCTCCGAGCGCGACCTTCATCCTCAGGTTCCATGAAAGTGGTTGGAAATGCGAGCCCCCTGCACATTCATCATCCAAACTTGTTACCACCAACATCCTCAACAAGTGATTAGGTGTGGTTAACTGATCAACGAAAGACCAAAGGAAGGTTCATTGGTAATTACTTCTGAAAAGATGGTTCTCGAGGCTCCCTCGCGGCATGAACTCGTAGACGAGGAggcgctgctcgtcctcgaggCAGTACCCGACGAGCCTGACAAGATTGGGGTGCGACAACTGACCCAGGTAGTTCACTTCAGCCTGCACATCACATTCAGAACATATCTTCAGTAACAATGGATTCAAAAATTTCAGCAACAGATGCAGAGATTCAGAAAGTTCAGAACATATTCAGTAGCAGAGTACTAGTTCAGAGAAGAGAAGAGGAGGTGCAGACTGACCAGCCACTCGCGGTGGCCCTGGAAGCCCTCCTGGTTGAGCTTCTTGACGGCGATGACCATGCCGGTGCCGGGGCGGGCGGGCGCGAAGGTGGTCTCGTCGACCCAGCCCTTGAAGACGGACCCGAAGCCGCCCTCGCCGAGCACGCTGtcgggccggaagttccgggtcgCCGTCTTGAGCTCGTTGAAGGCGAAGCTCTTGACGTTGGCCGACTGCAGGATCTCGCCCTCGCTCCGCGGCGTCGGCGGCACCGTCGTCGACGGCGAGGACGACACCCGGCTGCTCGACACGCTCGcgccccctttccccttcctcctccaCACCCATCCTGATCAATCAATCAACCAAACGGTTGGCCACGGTTAGAAGGAGATCAGAGCCAAGAAATCGAAGCAAAATCTGAATTTTGCTCTTGGATTGAGACTGAAAACCGGGGGAAAAGGTGCTTTCCAGGCAGGTGCGACAAGAAGATTAGTCCAAAATGAAGGAAGAGTCCAGAGACCAAATTAATTAGGCGAGGAAATGGCGCTCGCCGTGCACGCCGGAGCACGGTAAGGAGGAGGAGAGGCTGacctgaggaggaagagggggaggcggAGCCGCCGCTGCTCTTGTAGGGGCTGTCGGAGCCGATCCTGCTCCCGAAGCAGTTCCCCATGGCCGCCGGCGAGCAAGCAACGAACGAAACGACAGATCACCGGAGTCCCCCGAGCAAAGGCAGGCGATACCACTTCTCGGAGGCGAGGGCGAACGGCAGAGTCTCTCTTCACCCCGGCCGGCGAGAAGGCCGGATTATATATACTACTCCTCTGACTTTGGTATCTGTCTCCGTCCGTCGGCCTCTTGGCCGATCACGGGAAGGCCGGCCTTGCCCGTGCTAAGCTGGTTGACCACTTGCCCCAGTAGGAGAGGGGCGCATTAATGGCGGGCCGGCGGGGAGGGAGGAGGCGAGAAGAAGATGCGCGTGCTCGCTCTTCTCGGGAGCTTTTGCTCCCACCCCGAATTTATACCGGGCGCCTCCGCCACGAACCTTCCGCCCGGTGACATGTGGGCCCGGGAAGCGCGTAGGGGGCCCCGTGGTCAGTCGAGGTGGCGTGGCGGGTCGGGGGTCGGTGCCAGCCGTCGGATCTGAATTGGACGGTCGAGGTTGCTAGTCAATTTGCCGCCGGAGGAAcgctttatgtttttttgtttttcactGGCGTTGGACTCTGCTAGTGTGTGCGCGTGCGTGCTTCTCTTTACGACGCCGTCTAGCTAGCTCTAGTAACGAACGTTCCACGATCATCCTCGTTGCCATGCCAATTTTACGAGGGTATATATATCATATGgactttcccgcaaaaaaaaaaatatCATATGGACGTACACGAAGATCTTAATTACATCGCAACTTTTTCAGTGTGTTGACCAGGATTTGATCCCGGGACCTTGTGCCTCCGCCCCCACATTGAACTGATGCGCTGGCCAACTTTTTCAAAAGTCCGTATTGATGCAAGGACTAGGCGCCGTATTTTAACAAAAAAAACGTCCACCTCAACAGTCAGGCACTAACTAGCTCATTGCCGTAATTCTTTACCCGTGATGTACGATCTATCTAGCTCCGCCATTGTGAGCGCAAGCTCGTATGTGCTGCATCTGAAGGATGGCTTGATTACGAGGAGGGTCGGTGATAAACCACAGATAGCTTGCTTGGGTTtttcgaggaggaagaagaatgtcAAGGAGCACAAAAGAGCGAAATGGTGGATGCCCAAGCAAACAGACGAGCACACTTTGCCACCACCACCACAAACAGACCACGCAATTCCTAAACGGCGCCTTCAGCGCCGCTTTAGCCTTTCTCGTGCGTAACGCATCCTcttccctctctctttctctcattttaAAATGGCCGGCCCAAAACGCACCACATGACCCCGTCCCCCTCTcctggttttgggaagcttccagAAGCTTACCAACCATTCCCCCTTTTTATGTTTCATTTTTTCTGGACATGTTTTTGTGTTTagtttttatttattaattttttattttctttaaattattttcttatttttccttaaagacatgatttttttttcaattcaATGAACTCTTTTTTCGACAAAATTaattgaacatttttttcaaagttGATGGATTTTTAAACTCCATGGAtttttttaaaatcaatgaacatttttcaaatttgataaactttttttcaaatgcgatgaactttttctaattcgtcgatatttttttcaaatttgatgatctttttttcaaaatcgatgaaaacTTTCATATACGGAGAACTTTTGCCAAAATTTATGGAATTTTTCAAATagctgaactttttttcaaaatccgtgacttttttgaattcacaatcttttttgtgattttttacttttcatttttttccaaaattgaacGGTTGAAAAGTCCACTGGCCCACTACGACAGGTCAAAGACAATCGAGCGACTATGCCGGTCGATCGCTTGCTCTTCTTCTTGCGCGTGCCCCCACCAACCAATGGGGGTGCGTG is from Triticum aestivum cultivar Chinese Spring chromosome 3A, IWGSC CS RefSeq v2.1, whole genome shotgun sequence and encodes:
- the LOC123063700 gene encoding receptor-like cytoplasmic kinase 176, yielding MGNCFGSRIGSDSPYKSSGGSASPSSSSGWVWRRKGKGGASVSSSRVSSSPSTTVPPTPRSEGEILQSANVKSFAFNELKTATRNFRPDSVLGEGGFGSVFKGWVDETTFAPARPGTGMVIAVKKLNQEGFQGHREWLAEVNYLGQLSHPNLVRLVGYCLEDEQRLLVYEFMPRGSLENHLFRRGSHFQPLSWNLRMKVALGAARGLAFLHSDKAKVIYRDFKTSNVLLDSSYNAKLSDFGLAKDGPTGDKSHVSTRVMGTHGYAAPEYLATGHLTAKSDVYSFGVVLLEMLSGRRALDKNRPSGEHNLVEWARPYLTSKRRVFHILDARLGGQYSLAGAQKTAALAMRCLSGDARARPGMAEVVTALEQLQDAKETAAGGGAGQGRASGGFVRMRGGGGSGAGRQQQQRPEPMAVRRLPAAPLRSHPE